A region from the Nitrospira sp. genome encodes:
- a CDS encoding 4-hydroxybenzoate octaprenyltransferase, protein MSAPENFSSPAAPGIPWSALARLIRLQNQTGTYLLLLPTLWALVLATRGFPPLFLLAIFLGGSFLMRSAGVILNDLADQGFDWQVTRTRARPLASGELTSRHAVVLLILLLLLAAGLLILLPPLVAWLSPVAVFLAALYPYCKRWVHIPQAMLGIAFGWGTVMAWAAVQGRLEAPVWCLFGATAAWAVAYDTIYAIQDLEDDRRIGVKSAALYFGTSIHLGVGLAFSVMVALLTVAGWLAQLGWPYYATLLGVVIFFYVQVRQLQKAITPVHAFEMFQAHIWVGVTLLVGLLGGVLF, encoded by the coding sequence ATGTCGGCTCCGGAAAATTTCTCGTCTCCCGCCGCGCCAGGTATTCCCTGGTCTGCGCTTGCACGACTGATTCGCCTACAGAATCAAACCGGCACCTACTTATTGCTCCTGCCTACCTTGTGGGCCCTTGTCCTCGCAACGCGTGGATTCCCACCCCTGTTTCTCCTGGCTATTTTTCTTGGTGGATCGTTTTTGATGAGGAGCGCAGGCGTGATCTTGAACGATCTTGCAGATCAAGGCTTCGATTGGCAAGTCACTCGCACTCGAGCCCGGCCGTTGGCATCAGGTGAACTGACCAGTCGCCATGCCGTCGTCCTATTGATCCTATTGTTGCTGTTGGCGGCGGGTCTGTTGATTTTGCTCCCACCTCTCGTTGCATGGCTTTCCCCAGTCGCAGTGTTTCTTGCAGCTCTCTATCCCTACTGCAAGCGCTGGGTCCATATCCCACAGGCCATGCTGGGCATCGCCTTCGGCTGGGGAACCGTCATGGCCTGGGCAGCGGTGCAAGGGCGGCTGGAGGCACCAGTTTGGTGTCTCTTCGGAGCGACCGCCGCCTGGGCCGTCGCGTACGATACGATCTATGCCATTCAGGATCTGGAGGATGATCGCCGCATCGGAGTGAAATCAGCCGCACTCTACTTCGGGACTTCGATTCACCTAGGAGTGGGCTTGGCATTCAGCGTCATGGTAGCCCTCTTGACCGTGGCAGGATGGCTGGCCCAGCTAGGATGGCCGTACTACGCAACGCTCCTTGGGGTAGTCATATTCTTCTACGTTCAGGTTCGTCAACTACAGAAGGCCATAACGCCAGTGCATGCCTTTGAGATGTTTCAGGCGCATATCTGGGTCGGCGTCACGCTCCTTGTCGGACTCCTTGGCGGCGTGCTGTTTTAA